GGTTCTTCCATTTTGACTCCTTTATAAATTAACTtatcaaaaaactttaaaaaaggCGAGAAACAAACAAACCTGCATATTCCATTTCAAGTTCAGCCAAAGCTCTCTCtaattcatcatcatcatcatcatcatttttcCGCCTCTTGCTCTTCTTTCCCTTCTTGCCTTGCTGTAGTTCAGTTTTTTCAGCTCCTTTCTTTTTTCCCTTTGTGACTGGTTTCTGATCTTCTTCACTTTCTTCATCCTCTTGATTTACCTTAAGTTAATTGCCAAATGTAATGATTTATAAGTACTGCATATTTGgcatttatatgtatatttattgaCTCAACATCCAACATACCAATTCATCATCTCCACTATCTTCAACCTGAAGTAAAGCAAAAGTTCTCTGCATCTTTGTAACGGGCACCTCTTCTTCAGAATCGCTAAGTTGTTTCTCCTTCATTTTCGTCTTTTTTGCCTTTACTGCTTCATTCTCAGTTTCGTCTTTGTTTCTGTACaagcaaaaataataccaTCAATGTAACTTAACGCGTGAATTCCCTAAACAGTCTCATCATTAAGCTTCCATTCTAACCTCACTAATCGGAAATGTGACTTTAAAACTTACTTCTGAGCTTTCAACTTCTTGGTTTCagctttttcaattaattcttgtGTGCCTACTTCAACGTCTGAATCGCTAAAATCGAAATAGGGCCCTGGTGTATGGCAATAGGGCAACATATTTTACAAGAATTGGCTTACCTTTCGTCGCCCGTCGCCCCTTTGCGTTGCTTTTTCGCCTTACCCATTTCGACAAGGAGTTTAATTGATTGTTATTCGCTTTATTGGTAAGTACTATCATAAGTAAAagggttttttttaagatttcgGACGAACTGACCCTTTCCTGCCAAAAAGACatacaaaaattggaaaacgtCAAAATTGCTGGTAACCTTGATAGGATgggttttttgtttttggttaTAAGGACAGTTGGTGGTTTTGTTGGCAGGATTGTATTCAAAGTGTATTAGAAGCATATAACCATCCTTATTTATTGATTGATATAAAGAAagacaaatataattttcatatttatgttttaatactGTCGGCATCTGGTGTtgaattgttaattttgatatattttgacttgtttttaattaattaaagaagttaaaactaaagtaacacaaacaacataaaattaatttagatctcaaaaaatataatattttataaaaattatatcgtTACATTTGCCCAATTTCATCATTCATAATGGGCAGAAAAGTAACAGTGGCTTCTGCAACCCTCAATCAGTGGGCATTGGACTTTGAGGGAAATCTAGATAGAATTTTGCAGTCCATATTAGAGGCTAAGGAAATGGGGGCTACTTTTAGGACCGGCCCCGAACTCGAGATTTGGTTAGcttcatttgtttatttattatacaggagTGCAGTGGCTGATCTACATCTCAGCTGGCTTATGCAAGGCAGGGGGCAATCCATTAGTGATAAGAAATTTCGGGTAACACCAAAAAAACATCTACTATACACAAGTTCTCTTTCGAAAGCTATAGAGGCGCACAATTTTTAGTTAAGCCACTGCAGGGCCTTTGGAAAAATCAACAGAAACTTTAATGCAACCTCTCTCTTTAATCaagttttatttcaacatttcttcCTTCATGTTTAAGCGGATATAACTGTCAGGATCATTTCTATGAAAGCGACACATATCTACATTCCTGGGAAATATTAGCAGAACTCTTAAGTGCTCCCTTATgcaaagatattttaatagatGTAGGGATGCCTGTAATGcataaaaatgttgcttaTAACTGCAGGTAACATTTCcaatcattatttttagagCTATAGTACCGATCATTTTTTATAGAGTAATATTTCTCAATAAGAGCATAGTATTAATTCgacctaaaaaaatattagctGATGATGGCAACTACAGGGAAAGCCGGTGGTTTGCCTCATGGAAAAAGGTACTATAGTAAAtcattattgttaatatttgaGGGTAAAAGTTCTAGGATAAGGCAATTGAAGACTTTTATTTGCCCAGAATGATTTCAGCCATCACAGGCCAAAGAACTGTCCCTATAGGGGATGCAGTAATTTCCACTTTAGACACTTGTATTGGTAGGTTGTAaattgaaatgtaaataatgtcTTAAAAGTGGGTTTGCAGGCTTTGAAATATGTGAGGAATTGTGGTGTTCTGATAGCCCACACATCCCTCTCTCCATGGATGGTGTGGAGATAATTTGCAATGGTTCAGGCAGTCACACACAGctcagaaaaaattatgttttagcTGATCTAGTAAAGTGTGCAACTATGAAGTGTGGAGGTGTTTTTAGTACTATTAGCCCTTTATAACcaattttactatttaattttgtttctagGCTGTTATGtatttagtaatttaagaGGTTGTGATGGGGAAAGAGTGTATTTTGAAGGCACGTCTTCCATCACCTTAAATGGCCATATTTTAACGAAAACACGGCAATTTTCATTGGAAGAAGTTGTGAGTTTTATTtgtgtaatgaaattttctttcaaataatttatttctattagGAGGTGATTAGTGCCACAATAGATTTGGAAGACATAAGATGTTACAGAAACAGTAAAAGATCTCAGGCAAATTTGGCTTCTGCAAGCAAAAGTTATCCAAGAATACCCAtagatttttctttatctcCTGAAAATGATACTTCCCTGCCTACAGCTCGACCTATTGATATTGTAACTTTATCACCTGAGGAAGAAATTGCTCAAGTAAATGTTCCAATTgacattaaatttcaatgtggTTATAAGTAGATTTGCAGGGCCCCGCATGTTGGTTATGGGACTACTTAAGGCGGTCTGGTCAAggaggtttttttttacctttaagTGGAGGAATAGATTCGTCTAGTACGGCTGTAATCGTGTATTCTATGTGCAAGttaattgtagaaaatattGAGAGAGGCACAGGTTAGACCATCGCATataaaactaagaaaatttttaaagaaaaagctTATTTGTAGATCCAAAGGTTCTCTCAGATGTTAGACGTATCACTGCAGATTCTCAGTACACTCCTTTGAGCGCGCAGGAGCTATGCAACCTTATTTTAGTTACTTGTTATATGGGCACGGAAAATTCGTCTAAAGAGACGAAAAATAGGGCTAGCGGTTTAGCTGCAGCTATTGGAAGGTATAACATTAATTCATGGCAGAAAAGGGCATTTTgctttaattcaatttttagctaTCATTTGAATATTGTCATAGACAAGGCGGTGAGCGCTTGCCTTGAAATCTTCAGTATGATAACAGGCCTGTTCCCAAAATTTGCAGCAAACGGAGGTTGTCCTAGACAGAATATGGCGCTTCAGAATATTCAAGCTAGATTAAGGATGGTATTAAGTTATCTTTTTGCGCAGTTGGTATTATGGGCAAGAGGACGACCTGGTGGACTTTTGGTCCTCGGCTCTGCCAATGTCGATGAAGCTTTACGAGGCTACATGACTAAATATGATTGTTCCAGTGCTGATATAAACCCAATTGGTAAGGtcttacagtttttaatttatgtatttgAGGAACTGGAATTATAATAGGGGGCATCTCTAAAACTGACTTAAGAAAATTCATAGTATACGCAAAAGAGAAATTCAGCATTCCAATTTTGGGTGAAATATACTCCGCAGTTCCCACAGCAGAACTCGAGGTGAATTACTCAGTTCTGTCTTCTTTTCCTGTCCCATTGTAATACGATTTTCTTAGCCGCTGGCCCAAGGTAAAATAGCCCAAACCGATGAGCAAGATATGGGCATGACCTATAGTGAACTGAGCCAATTCGGACGGTTccgcaaaattgaaaattgcggCCCCTTTTCCATGTTCTGCAAACTCACCCAAACATGGTCGGAGAGCTGCACGCCGAAACAGGTTTCTGAGAAAGTGAAGCACTTCTTTAGGTTGTATATTTTATCTCCGGGCTGAAAAACAATGCTAAATGTTAGTTGATATTGAAGGTGCTATGCAATTAATCGTCATAAAATGACAGTCCTTACTCCGTCTTACCACGCAGAGTGTTATAGTCCTGACGATAACAGGTTTGACTTGAGACCATTTCTCTATAAGGCTAATTGGTCTTGGCAGTTTCGAGCTATTGATAAACAGGtaagatttttgttttatgtaaaCTATTTTGCAGTTAATTAGTCTATTTGTTTAGTTGGAGTATTTAAATAGTCTGAAAAGGAGTTCCTCGAGTAGCGGTAATCTTGCCAAAAAGTCTAGTACTGCCAAGGGTCGGGCAGGGGTGACTGTATAGTATAGGGCGTTTGTTTAGGGATTTATGTATTTGAGTTAATAAGAATGTGTAATATGCGCGTAAAAAGAGTTTTGATTTAGGGAAAATAGTATCCCGTTAAAGGAATAGTAAATGTGTTGTTTCCTAGAATctgtttttaagcaataaaaatatctttaagaattattttctttgataaatgttttatgGCAAAGATTTCTAGTAATGATATTGCAATACGGTTCACTTCataactttgttatttttataccAATTCTAATTTGTCCATGCTTGCCTGTTGTTTTTCTTcgttaaacatttattatgtttACCATTatagatagaatttttttagcttttgcAGAAACAGCTAATTTTGTAAAAGTATTATAACAGAAACACTTCCtttattttagattatttctttaatgtaATTCACCATTTCCTACtttctcaataattaaatttccattgcatgtttattgttaaaaaacaatGCAACTATTTAGTGTTCTATTCTATAGAAAAACTTAAACTTAGAAATGTGTGACCTACCGCGGTATCAGGTAATTCTTTTACCTAAAAAGCTTTgataaaagaacaattattataatttaacataaaatacaAACCACTATGTCATGCCCTATTATAGTGCAATTACTCGCTAGTTAAAACAGTAATGTACCATTTAAATATCTCTATCTTGTTATGTGTTATTCTAACCGTCATAGTTGTATGGCTGATTGCCCACCTGCTGAAAATCTACAGACACCTTAACGAATTTCCAACAAATCCTTTTGTACCAATATTTGGACATGTTTTTGATTATGTGAATCCTCATAgtaagtataaaaaatattgattttaatcacttttccggaaaatgttttactcTAGAGACTTTAATCACTCTTACGGATAACCTGTACGAATATGGTGGAACGATCCGGCAGTATCTTGGACCAAAAAAGCCCAGTTTGATAACCGCTAACAAGaatttcttacaatttttgtGTAACAACAACAAATACATTTGCAAATCAGTATTTTACAAATTCTTAAAGCCATGGCTTGGCGAAGGACTCGTCACCAGCGATGGTACTGGTATTTGTCATTACATTTAAAGTACCACTCAGTAAACCTAATCATTATCAGGTCAAAAATGGCTATCAAGGAGAAGAGCGCTAACAAGTTGTTTTACTCAGAGCACAGTACTAAAAGATTTCGTAGGTGTTTTTGACGAGAAAAGTGAGTCATTGATTGGGAGTCTCTCCATAAAGGGAGAGGGCAGCATTAACCTTCACCCAATAATGAAACAACTCACTTTAGATATTATATGTGGTATAACTTTAATCTACGATATCGATTAGCGCTAAAATTTGATACACATACAGAAACCGCCATGGGTGTAAGTCGGAACCCTCAAGAAAGTAGTAAAGACGGGATTTATTCCAGCAGCATCGAAACTTTATGTGAAGTAATCCAGAACCGAATGACTTCTGCCTGGAAGATTCATGACTTTTGCTTTCGCTTCTCCCGCGATTATTTCAGGGAGAAATCTGCCCTGGCGGTTGTGGACGGCATGTTCGATTTAATAGTTCAGAAGAAGCTAGAAAAGACTAGTGTCAAGGGGGAGAAAAAAACCATGTTGGATTTGTTAATGGAGATCACAATCGATGGAAAACCTCTGAGTAGAGACGATTTAAGGGAGGAAATTAATACTTTCATGTTTGCGGTAGGTTTGTGCTCTAttggaaaagaaaatatttattgggGAATTTTAGGGATACGATACTACTAGTACCGCAATGTCTTTGGCCGTCTATGAGATTGCCAGGCATCCAGATGTTCAAGTTGAAGCCAAATCACCGGGTTTTAgcgtttttataataatgtttattttcaggCGAAATTGTATGAGGAACAAAGGACGATATTCAGTAAAGGAGATGTTCAGGTCTCTTATGAGAAATTGGAGAAAATGTCTTATCTGCAGATGGTAATCTTGGAAACACTTCGTCTGCACACCATCATTTCTTTTATCGGGAAAAGAGTAAAGAAAGACCTcttttatggtaattttcttCCATAAAAAATGACATCTGGCAGTACTtcttaagtttattttttattggaagatggaaaaaaaattcctgccCTGCTAAACATAGTTGTTTTCATACACGGTTTCCACCACAATTCCGATTACTTTCCAAACCCGTATGAGTTTACACCTGAGCGGTTTTCATCCAAGAATAAGATTGACGAATTTACTTATATGCCCTTTGGAGTAAAACCTAGACAGTGTTTAGGTAAGATTGTTCGAAGCGTGGCAGGATATTTCCAGTATAGGTGCTAATTACAGGGAAAAATTTCGCTATGCTCGAGATGAAGTGTGTGCTGTCCAAAAtcataagaaattttgaagttatGGAGGTGCCGGAACGGCCCTTGAAACTTGAGCCGAAGCTGGTGTTATTCTCTTCGAGTGGAATTTGGATTTCGGTGAAGAAAAGAGCGAAATGGTTGGAAAGATAGTTAAActaactaataaaattcattataggcaaaattgtttttttactttattgaGTTTTAGGTCCGTGCatcaacaaagaaaaatatattgtaaaaTGACACTTCAACTTTTGTGGCACCGTCATTGAATGAAACATTTTCTCCTATCTAAAGCCGTGTTACTAGtcttcattgaaaatattctaaaagGGAAAATAATTGCTGCATCTTacgtttatttatatttattccatagttatatttaagtaaaacttaaaaaattgatcatttCCGGCAGAACTTTATCGCTCGTTGCTCATGTCTATTTAAAGCTAATCAAccttatttctcattttaggGTATAGAGGAATGCACCAATGGCTTTCTTTTCTCCAACATAATCTTAAATCCATCTGCCCGCTTTAGAATTATGTCCCCTTGCAGCTTGTAGTCCTTCTCAGTTAAATTCGATTTAATCCTGTAGTTCCTCAAAATGGTAGACAAAAGGATTTTCAGCTTAAGCATAGCGTATTTTCTTCCTACAATAGGTAAGAAAATTTGTGACAAAACTCAAGAATGAATGGTTTTGTCTCTCCCTTACCTACACAGCTTCGCGGCCCGGCACTAAAGGGGATGAACGAATAATAATGTCTAGCGGCCGCCTTTTCCGGTAAGAAATTGTCAGGGTCGAACTGGTCGCAATTTGGCCCATAGATCTCTTTCAAACGGTGCACTTTGAAGGTTCCGATGATGATGGTGGCACCAACTGGCAAGACGTGGTCAGGATTTGAGGCTGAACGAAAAGAGAAAGTCGCTTGCAATTTGAagttctttttgtttcaattaacTCACTCAATTCAACGTCCTGCTGGAGTTGGCGGGCGATAATAGGAACCGGAGGGAATAGCCTCAAAGTCTCCAGCAAGCACCGTTCTAAGAATTTCATTTCCAGAGTGTCGGCAAAAGTAGCGGGCCTGTCCGAGCCTTGGAAAATCTCGTCGATTTCTTGTATAACTCTCTCTTGGATGTCTGGATGCGCGGCCATTTGGCACAAAAAGAAGCTGGAGCCTGCAGCTGTGGTGTCGTGACCCTCAAACATAATTGTGTCCACCTGCTCCTTAATTTCTTCATCGTTTATCACCACCCCATTTTGCGAAGCTTCGATCAACAAGTCAAGAAAAGCCATCCTCTTCTTTTCGCCTACATCGTCATCCACATCCAAATCGTCCTTAAGACCAGCAGCTTGTCCATAGGAGG
The sequence above is drawn from the Euwallacea similis isolate ESF13 chromosome 22, ESF131.1, whole genome shotgun sequence genome and encodes:
- the Nadsyn gene encoding glutamine-dependent NAD(+) synthetase translates to MGRKVTVASATLNQWALDFEGNLDRILQSILEAKEMGATFRTGPELEICGYNCQDHFYESDTYLHSWEILAELLSAPLCKDILIDVGMPVMHKNVAYNCRVIFLNKSIVLIRPKKILADDGNYRESRWFASWKKDKAIEDFYLPRMISAITGQRTVPIGDAVISTLDTCIGFEICEELWCSDSPHIPLSMDGVEIICNGSGSHTQLRKNYVLADLVKCATMKCGGCYVFSNLRGCDGERVYFEGTSSITLNGHILTKTRQFSLEEVEVISATIDLEDIRCYRNSKRSQANLASASKSYPRIPIDFSLSPENDTSLPTARPIDIVTLSPEEEIAQGPACWLWDYLRRSGQGGFFLPLSGGIDSSSTAVIVYSMCKLIVENIERGTDPKVLSDVRRITADSQYTPLSAQELCNLILVTCYMGTENSSKETKNRASGLAAAIGSYHLNIVIDKAVSACLEIFSMITGLFPKFAANGGCPRQNMALQNIQARLRMVLSYLFAQLVLWARGRPGGLLVLGSANVDEALRGYMTKYDCSSADINPIGGISKTDLRKFIVYAKEKFSIPILGEIYSAVPTAELEPLAQGKIAQTDEQDMGMTYSELSQFGRFRKIENCGPFSMFCKLTQTWSESCTPKQVSEKVKHFFRCYAINRHKMTVLTPSYHAECYSPDDNRFDLRPFLYKANWSWQFRAIDKQLEYLNSLKRSSSSSGNLAKKSSTAKGRAGVTV
- the LOC136416165 gene encoding cytochrome P450 4d2-like, with the protein product MYHLNISILLCVILTVIVVWLIAHLLKIYRHLNEFPTNPFVPIFGHVFDYVNPHKTLITLTDNLYEYGGTIRQYLGPKKPSLITANKNFLQFLCNNNKYICKSVFYKFLKPWLGEGLVTSDGQKWLSRRRALTSCFTQSTVLKDFVGVFDEKSESLIGSLSIKGEGSINLHPIMKQLTLDIICETAMGVSRNPQESSKDGIYSSSIETLCEVIQNRMTSAWKIHDFCFRFSRDYFREKSALAVVDGMFDLIVQKKLEKTSVKGEKKTMLDLLMEITIDGKPLSRDDLREEINTFMFAGYDTTSTAMSLAVYEIARHPDVQAKLYEEQRTIFSKGDVQVSYEKLEKMSYLQMVILETLRLHTIISFIGKRVKKDLFYDGKKIPALLNIVVFIHGFHHNSDYFPNPYEFTPERFSSKNKIDEFTYMPFGVKPRQCLGKNFAMLEMKCVLSKIIRNFEVMEVPERPLKLEPKLVLFSSSGIWISVKKRAKWLER